One Ferrimicrobium sp. genomic region harbors:
- a CDS encoding DUF885 domain-containing protein, with protein MTESINELANEYLANRLQLDPILATELGIGDDPAGLPDYSATGVVAKADLDRSILAKARIIDASDDEIVAQHLMIERLSTQLALHDAGEWMAEINVIASPQHQIKHAIDLMPRATVEDWETIAERLRRVRASLASYQQGLRLGLAQGLVASQRQVLEAARLARRTATPGGPSYFEELAASYHRQLPGDHMDFEAACQEAASAYVDLATFFEQEYLPRSTSVDGVGGDRWRLYCQLFNGATFDPQESYRWGFEELQRIRREMEIEAEKILPGAGIHAVIAHLEHDPSLVIHGADAFALWNQQVLDGAVAVLNGVHFDIPAPIQHIEAMLAPAGGAAAMYYTPPSMDLSRPGRTWYPTQGRTEFPLWHELSTVYHEGVPGHHLQIGYATWLGERLNPFQRILGGSSGHIEGWALYAERLMDELGFFEEASYRLGMLSSQAFRAARVVIDIGLHHDYPVPHNILPGAPEHWTRESAIEFLRNMAGIDVIFATSEIDRYLGWPAQATSYKLGERAWLAIREQVRRREGQDFNLKRFHHQALTMGFVGLDQLASAFSVSPTT; from the coding sequence ATGACCGAATCCATTAACGAACTCGCCAACGAGTACCTCGCCAATCGCCTGCAACTCGATCCTATCCTCGCCACAGAACTCGGCATCGGGGATGATCCAGCGGGTCTTCCCGACTACTCGGCCACTGGAGTTGTGGCAAAAGCGGATCTCGACAGATCGATTTTGGCCAAAGCGCGCATCATCGACGCAAGTGATGACGAGATCGTCGCCCAACACCTGATGATTGAACGCCTCAGTACGCAACTCGCCCTTCATGACGCAGGAGAATGGATGGCGGAGATCAACGTGATCGCCTCACCCCAACACCAGATCAAGCACGCCATCGACCTGATGCCCCGTGCCACCGTAGAGGACTGGGAGACGATCGCCGAGCGGTTGCGCAGGGTGCGCGCGTCGTTGGCGAGTTATCAACAAGGTCTACGTTTGGGCCTTGCGCAAGGGCTCGTCGCCTCGCAGCGCCAGGTGCTCGAGGCGGCCCGGTTGGCGCGACGGACGGCGACACCGGGGGGACCCTCCTACTTCGAAGAGCTCGCCGCTTCGTATCATCGGCAGCTACCAGGGGACCACATGGATTTTGAGGCCGCCTGCCAAGAGGCTGCGTCGGCCTACGTCGACCTCGCCACCTTCTTCGAGCAGGAGTATCTCCCACGTAGCACCTCCGTTGACGGGGTCGGTGGAGATCGCTGGCGGCTCTACTGCCAGCTCTTTAACGGAGCGACCTTTGATCCCCAGGAGTCCTACCGGTGGGGCTTTGAGGAACTGCAGCGCATCCGTCGCGAGATGGAGATAGAAGCGGAGAAGATCCTTCCCGGCGCGGGTATTCATGCAGTGATCGCCCATCTTGAGCATGACCCATCGCTGGTCATCCACGGCGCTGACGCCTTCGCGCTCTGGAACCAACAGGTCCTCGATGGCGCTGTCGCGGTCCTGAACGGCGTGCATTTCGATATCCCTGCCCCGATCCAACACATCGAAGCGATGTTAGCTCCAGCCGGTGGCGCGGCTGCCATGTACTACACGCCGCCATCGATGGATCTGTCACGGCCCGGCCGAACCTGGTATCCGACCCAAGGACGGACGGAGTTTCCCCTCTGGCACGAACTCTCTACCGTCTACCATGAGGGTGTTCCTGGTCACCATCTTCAGATCGGCTATGCGACGTGGCTTGGCGAGCGACTCAACCCTTTCCAAAGGATCCTTGGCGGAAGCTCTGGCCACATTGAGGGTTGGGCGCTCTACGCCGAAAGGCTGATGGACGAATTGGGCTTCTTCGAGGAGGCTAGTTATCGCCTCGGGATGTTATCGTCACAGGCGTTCCGAGCAGCCAGAGTCGTCATTGACATCGGCCTACACCACGACTACCCAGTTCCACATAATATCCTCCCAGGGGCACCCGAACACTGGACGCGTGAATCCGCAATCGAATTCCTCCGCAACATGGCTGGCATTGATGTCATCTTTGCCACCTCCGAAATCGACCGCTATCTCGGCTGGCCTGCCCAAGCCACCAGTTACAAGTTGGGCGAACGCGCCTGGCTCGCCATTCGCGAACAGGTTCGACGTCGCGAAGGACAAGACTTCAATCTCAAACGCTTCCACCACCAGGCTCTAACAATGGGTTTTGTCGGTCTCGATCAATTGGCGAGCGCCTTTTCGGTATCGCCAACCACATAA